A genome region from Staphylococcus capitis subsp. capitis includes the following:
- the icaB gene encoding intercellular adhesin biosynthesis polysaccharide N-deacetylase, with translation MKPFKFIFISLVVMLVMTNVTPSFHHYAQADEDHKKLKYKKNSALALNYHRVRKNDPLNDFITIFSSSKEIKNYSVTDKEFESQIKWLKKHDAKFLTLKEFLKYKQKGKFPKRSVWINFDDMDKTIYQNAYPVLKKYKIPATGFVITGHVGEKNFHNLDMITQPQLSKMYRSGLWDFETHTNDLHSLKKGNKSKFLEASNVSATKDIEVSEDELKSKFGKTQHAIAYPYGLINNSKIQASKDAGMKYGFTLKEQAVTPHDNNYKIPRILVSNDAFETLIKKWDGFHE, from the coding sequence ATGAAACCTTTCAAATTCATCTTCATTAGCTTAGTAGTGATGTTAGTAATGACGAATGTAACACCTAGCTTTCATCATTATGCACAAGCCGATGAAGACCACAAGAAGTTAAAGTATAAGAAGAATAGCGCTTTAGCGTTAAACTATCACAGAGTGAGAAAAAATGACCCGTTAAATGACTTTATTACGATTTTCTCTAGTAGTAAGGAAATTAAAAATTATAGTGTGACAGATAAAGAATTTGAATCACAAATCAAGTGGCTTAAGAAACATGATGCAAAGTTTCTTACTTTGAAAGAGTTTTTGAAGTATAAACAGAAAGGGAAGTTTCCAAAGCGTAGCGTATGGATAAATTTCGATGATATGGATAAGACAATTTATCAAAATGCTTATCCAGTACTAAAAAAATATAAAATTCCTGCAACTGGCTTCGTGATTACAGGACACGTTGGAGAGAAGAATTTTCATAATTTGGATATGATCACGCAGCCTCAATTATCAAAAATGTATCGTTCAGGACTTTGGGACTTTGAAACACACACGAATGATTTACATTCTCTTAAGAAAGGAAATAAATCTAAATTTCTAGAGGCGTCTAATGTGTCTGCTACTAAAGACATTGAAGTAAGTGAAGATGAACTAAAATCGAAGTTTGGTAAAACACAACATGCCATTGCTTACCCCTACGGTCTAATCAATAATAGTAAAATTCAAGCTTCTAAAGATGCAGGTATGAAATACGGATTTACATTGAAGGAGCAAGCAGTCACTCCTCATGATAATAATTATAAAATTCCACGTATTTTAGTAAGTAACGACGCATTCGAAACTTTAATTAAGAAATGGGACGGTTTCCATGAATAA
- a CDS encoding Ig-like domain-containing protein, producing the protein MKLFKVLSSTVLATAISVTTIQSAHATTQSTSSSSGQSDQTVLFDNSHAQTAGAADWVIDGAFSDYADSMKNKGYNVKELDGEANISNETLKNAHILVIPEANNPFKEKEQQAIVNFVKRGGSVIFISDHYNADRNLNRIDSSESMNGYRRGAYQDMTKDMNSGEKNSKAMQGVKSSDWLSNQFGVRFRYNALGDLNTQNIVSSKESFGITKDVKSVSMHSGSTLAITDPDKAKGIVYMPENLSNKQKWSHAVDQGIYSGGGTKEGPYIAISKVGKGKAAFIGDTSLVEDSSPKYKREDNGKSKKTYDGFKEQDNGTLLKNLTTWLGKSDSHESMKDTGVKIDNKTPLLNFEKPENSTEPQHEPWSQPEKGYKWYDRSTFKPGSYGSSQSGSDNNDESSSNDNSNSHHDQTGNAEFNLPQGIQPNHPFKVTVKLKGYDANSTINNLTVGIYKDGGKQIGSFSSDGSQFSQPGYSKDQTVKTDSNGEATLTLTAKVSEDINDAHIRLKQGKKVVTTTDIH; encoded by the coding sequence ATGAAATTATTTAAAGTGTTAAGTTCAACTGTTTTAGCTACTGCCATTTCTGTAACTACGATTCAATCAGCTCATGCAACGACACAATCTACATCTTCAAGTTCGGGACAATCTGACCAAACCGTGCTTTTCGATAACTCTCATGCACAAACAGCTGGTGCCGCAGACTGGGTAATTGACGGTGCATTTTCAGATTATGCAGATTCTATGAAGAACAAAGGATATAACGTTAAAGAATTAGATGGAGAAGCAAATATTAGTAATGAAACACTTAAAAATGCTCATATTTTAGTAATTCCGGAAGCTAATAATCCATTTAAAGAGAAAGAACAACAAGCTATTGTTAACTTTGTAAAACGTGGGGGTAGTGTCATATTTATTTCAGACCACTACAATGCAGATAGAAATTTAAATCGAATCGATTCATCTGAATCTATGAATGGATATCGTCGTGGTGCTTACCAAGATATGACAAAAGATATGAATAGTGGAGAGAAAAACTCTAAAGCAATGCAAGGTGTGAAAAGCTCAGATTGGCTTTCTAATCAATTCGGCGTTCGCTTTAGATACAATGCATTAGGCGATTTAAATACTCAGAATATTGTATCTAGTAAAGAGAGCTTTGGAATTACTAAAGATGTGAAATCAGTATCTATGCATTCAGGTTCAACTCTAGCTATTACTGATCCTGATAAAGCTAAAGGTATCGTATATATGCCTGAAAACTTATCTAATAAACAAAAATGGTCTCACGCCGTAGACCAAGGTATATATAGTGGTGGCGGTACTAAAGAAGGACCTTACATAGCTATTTCAAAAGTTGGTAAAGGTAAGGCTGCATTTATTGGAGATACTTCACTTGTAGAAGACAGTTCTCCTAAATATAAACGTGAAGATAATGGCAAATCGAAAAAAACATATGACGGCTTTAAAGAACAGGATAATGGAACACTTTTAAAAAATCTCACAACTTGGTTAGGAAAATCAGATAGTCACGAATCAATGAAGGATACGGGTGTCAAAATTGATAATAAAACCCCATTACTAAACTTTGAAAAACCTGAAAATTCCACTGAACCTCAACATGAACCTTGGTCACAGCCAGAAAAAGGCTATAAATGGTATGACCGTTCAACTTTTAAACCTGGTAGTTACGGTAGTTCGCAAAGTGGTTCGGATAATAATGATGAAAGTAGCTCTAATGACAATAGCAACTCTCATCATGACCAAACTGGTAACGCTGAATTCAACCTACCTCAAGGCATTCAGCCCAACCATCCATTTAAAGTAACAGTAAAACTTAAAGGTTATGATGCAAATAGTACAATTAATAATTTAACAGTTGGTATTTATAAAGATGGAGGTAAACAAATCGGTAGCTTCTCATCAGATGGGTCCCAATTTAGTCAACCAGGCTATAGTAAAGATCAAACTGTTAAAACGGATAGTAATGGAGAAGCAACATTAACACTTACTGCTAAAGTTTCTGAAGATATTAATGATGCTCATATTCGACTCAAACAAGGTAAAAAAGTAGTTACAACTACAGACATTCATTAA
- a CDS encoding bifunctional UDP-sugar hydrolase/5'-nucleotidase — MTQLAFYVVSDVHGFIFPTDFSHRDVELPMGLLKANHIIEQDRAHYDGSIKIDNGDFLQGSPLCNYLVSELATSRPLTDIYNRFNFNFGTIGNHEFNYGLKYLKQTIHQLDYPMLCANIFENGEPFTGQGITYIKSQGLTIGVIGLTTQFIPHWEQPEYIETLTFQSAVETLYSQLPELRKQSDVVVVSYHGGFERDLETDEPTEALTGENEASEILRLFSDDIDVLITGHQHRDIATIYNQTAVIQPGTRGTKVGKIVLNIEHDNDVQIESCHLLDVEDCSSFEINQQDQNLRVHLEDWLDKKVATLPTSMRVENAFDARVKPHPFINLLNYILLESSGADITCTALFDSAKGFDKDVTMRDIINNYPFPNTFKVIELTGRDIKLAIERSAAYFDLHDEEISVSADFLEPKPQHFNYDIFAGIDYTIHVGRALGERVSDLFVNGEPLNEHKSYTICVNNYRAVGGGNYNMYENKPIIKDIQIEGAQLLINYLSTNDLSHIPKVVNFKVVK, encoded by the coding sequence ATGACTCAATTAGCATTTTATGTTGTAAGTGATGTGCATGGATTTATCTTTCCAACTGACTTCTCACATCGTGATGTTGAATTACCCATGGGATTATTAAAAGCTAATCATATCATTGAACAAGACCGCGCGCACTATGACGGCAGTATAAAAATAGATAACGGCGATTTTTTACAAGGTTCCCCTTTGTGTAACTATTTAGTTTCTGAATTAGCCACTAGTCGTCCATTAACTGATATTTATAATCGTTTCAATTTTAATTTCGGTACAATTGGAAATCATGAGTTTAATTACGGTCTAAAGTATCTTAAACAAACCATACATCAGCTTGATTATCCTATGCTATGTGCGAATATTTTTGAAAATGGAGAACCGTTTACAGGGCAAGGTATCACTTACATAAAAAGTCAGGGGTTAACTATAGGTGTAATTGGCTTAACAACGCAGTTTATTCCACATTGGGAACAGCCTGAATACATTGAAACTTTGACATTTCAAAGTGCTGTTGAAACTCTATATTCACAATTACCTGAATTGCGAAAACAAAGTGATGTGGTAGTCGTAAGTTATCATGGTGGGTTTGAACGTGATTTAGAAACTGATGAGCCTACTGAAGCTCTGACTGGAGAAAATGAAGCTTCTGAAATTTTGCGTTTATTCAGTGATGACATTGATGTATTAATTACTGGTCATCAACATCGTGATATTGCTACCATTTACAATCAAACTGCCGTCATACAGCCTGGTACAAGAGGGACTAAAGTTGGAAAAATCGTCTTAAATATTGAACATGACAATGACGTTCAAATAGAGAGTTGTCACTTATTAGATGTCGAGGATTGTTCAAGTTTTGAAATAAATCAACAAGATCAAAATTTAAGAGTTCATTTAGAAGATTGGCTAGATAAGAAAGTTGCAACTTTACCCACTTCAATGCGAGTTGAGAATGCTTTTGATGCTAGAGTTAAGCCTCATCCGTTTATTAATTTACTAAACTACATTTTACTTGAAAGTAGTGGCGCTGATATTACTTGTACTGCCCTTTTCGATTCTGCTAAAGGCTTCGATAAAGATGTGACTATGCGTGATATCATCAACAACTATCCATTTCCTAACACATTTAAAGTAATCGAACTTACAGGTCGTGATATTAAATTAGCTATTGAACGGTCAGCTGCTTATTTCGATTTGCATGATGAGGAAATAAGTGTGAGCGCAGACTTCCTTGAGCCAAAACCTCAACATTTTAATTATGATATCTTTGCGGGAATTGATTATACGATTCATGTAGGTCGTGCTCTAGGAGAACGAGTGAGTGATTTATTTGTGAATGGGGAGCCTTTAAATGAACATAAAAGCTACACTATTTGCGTCAATAATTATCGTGCTGTTGGTGGTGGTAATTATAATATGTATGAAAATAAACCAATCATTAAAGACATCCAAATTGAAGGCGCACAACTATTAATCAATTACTTATCAACTAACGACTTGAGTCATATACCTAAAGTCGTAAATTTCAAAGTCGTAAAATGA
- the icaD gene encoding intracellular adhesion protein IcaD: protein MVKPRQRKYPTVKSSLNIVRESLFIAISCAFWIYCVVVMIVYIGTLINSQVESVITIRIALNVENIEIYKIFELMGLFSIIIFLFFTYSLIFQKIKKGREV from the coding sequence ATGGTCAAGCCCAGACAGAGGAAATATCCAACGGTAAAATCGTCGTTGAATATAGTTAGGGAGAGCTTATTCATTGCGATATCTTGTGCATTTTGGATTTATTGCGTAGTCGTTATGATTGTATATATCGGAACGCTAATCAATTCTCAAGTGGAAAGTGTGATAACAATACGTATCGCTCTTAACGTGGAGAATATTGAAATTTATAAGATTTTTGAATTAATGGGATTATTTTCAATTATCATTTTCCTATTCTTCACATATAGTTTGATTTTCCAAAAAATTAAGAAAGGTCGTGAAGTATGA
- the icaC gene encoding polysaccharide intercellular adhesin biosynthesis/export protein IcaC, producing MNKNRLELVYLRTFICIIIIVTHLLTQITLEHEHLSGSSLVLQYYIRNIVIFGTPSFIVLSQLLTTLNYKSVSVQYLISRFKYIFIPYLLVGLFYSYSESLLTASSFKKQFFENVILGQWYGYFIIIIMQFFILSYLIYKINYKLFNSKILLVLAFVVQQTFLYYFNHSDAFHTFVKHYYPLSENTMILGWIFYFFLGGFIGYNYQRVLSFLEKYLVIMIMLALGSYVLFIALSGDDYWNVTSFTYSLTLYNSIMFFVLIGICAHFKTMLLNTVQMISAFSFFIYLLHPIILDSLFAYTNIFEDNTVVFLAVSLLMIIGICIGVGMMLREFYIFRFVIGKQPYKLQFNNYQPSWKSH from the coding sequence ATGAATAAAAATAGACTTGAATTAGTATATTTACGTACTTTTATTTGCATCATTATTATAGTGACACACTTATTGACTCAAATCACACTAGAACATGAACATTTGTCAGGGAGTTCTCTTGTTCTACAATATTATATTCGGAATATTGTTATCTTTGGAACTCCAAGTTTTATTGTATTATCACAGTTGCTAACAACATTAAATTATAAATCTGTAAGCGTACAATATTTGATTTCTCGGTTCAAATATATTTTTATTCCATATTTATTAGTGGGATTATTCTATAGTTATAGTGAATCATTATTGACTGCTTCTTCTTTCAAAAAGCAATTTTTTGAAAATGTAATATTAGGGCAATGGTATGGTTATTTCATCATTATCATCATGCAATTCTTCATATTATCTTATTTAATTTATAAAATTAATTATAAACTGTTTAACAGTAAGATATTATTAGTATTAGCATTTGTAGTACAACAAACATTTTTATACTACTTTAATCATAGTGATGCTTTCCATACATTTGTAAAACATTACTATCCTTTAAGTGAAAATACGATGATATTAGGATGGATTTTCTATTTCTTTTTAGGTGGTTTCATAGGATATAACTATCAACGTGTCCTATCATTCTTAGAAAAATATCTCGTTATCATGATTATGTTAGCTTTAGGTTCATATGTATTATTTATAGCACTTTCAGGTGATGATTATTGGAATGTAACCAGCTTCACTTATTCACTTACGTTATACAATAGTATTATGTTCTTTGTGCTTATTGGCATTTGTGCGCATTTTAAAACGATGCTATTAAACACGGTTCAAATGATAAGCGCATTTTCGTTTTTCATCTATTTATTACATCCAATTATCTTAGATTCACTATTTGCTTATACCAATATCTTTGAAGATAACACGGTCGTCTTCTTAGCGGTTTCCTTGTTAATGATTATCGGAATATGTATTGGTGTTGGCATGATGTTAAGAGAATTTTATATTTTTAGATTTGTTATTGGCAAACAACCGTATAAGCTACAATTTAATAACTATCAACCTAGTTGGAAATCACACTAA
- a CDS encoding DUF1801 domain-containing protein codes for MSEFNLFINEIENEEHREKLKHLFEWIETQYSDLKPVVKWNQPMYTYNETFIIAFSKAKQHFSIMPEAACLKQFKKRVTNGGYTQTENLFRIKWNQEIDYDLIGDMIKLNMEEKKDYTKFWRDHK; via the coding sequence ATGTCAGAATTTAACCTTTTTATAAATGAGATCGAGAATGAAGAACATCGTGAAAAATTGAAACACTTATTTGAATGGATTGAAACACAATATTCAGATTTAAAACCGGTAGTGAAATGGAATCAACCAATGTACACGTACAACGAAACGTTTATAATTGCCTTCAGCAAAGCCAAACAACATTTCTCAATTATGCCTGAAGCAGCTTGTTTGAAACAATTTAAGAAACGTGTGACCAACGGTGGTTATACACAGACAGAAAATTTATTTAGAATCAAATGGAACCAAGAGATTGATTATGATTTAATCGGTGACATGATTAAACTAAATATGGAAGAGAAAAAAGATTATACGAAATTTTGGAGAGATCATAAGTAA
- the phnC gene encoding phosphonate ABC transporter ATP-binding protein, which translates to MSQIEFKDVNKVYPNGHVGLKNINLNIEKGDFAVIVGLSGAGKSTLLRSVNRLHDISSGDITIDGQSITKARGKQLLEMRRNIGMIFQHFNLVKRSTVLRNVLSGRVGYHPTWKMVLGLFPKEDKIKAMNALERVNILDKYDQRSDQLSGGQQQRISIARALCQESAIILADEPVASLDPLTTKQVMDDLKKINEELGITILINLHFVDLAKEYGSRIIGLRAGELVYDGPASEADDDVFNHIYGRSINEDEKLGVE; encoded by the coding sequence ATGAGTCAAATTGAATTCAAGGATGTTAATAAAGTATATCCTAACGGGCACGTGGGGTTAAAAAATATTAATTTAAACATTGAAAAGGGTGATTTTGCCGTTATTGTTGGTTTATCAGGTGCAGGGAAATCGACTTTGCTACGATCTGTCAATCGCCTACATGATATTTCATCAGGTGATATTACAATTGATGGACAATCCATTACGAAAGCGCGTGGCAAACAATTATTAGAAATGAGACGTAATATTGGAATGATTTTCCAACATTTCAATCTCGTAAAACGTTCAACCGTACTAAGAAACGTACTGAGTGGCAGAGTGGGATATCATCCAACTTGGAAGATGGTACTCGGTTTATTCCCTAAAGAAGATAAAATCAAAGCAATGAACGCCTTAGAGCGAGTGAACATTTTAGATAAGTACGATCAACGCTCAGATCAACTCTCAGGTGGACAGCAACAACGTATATCAATCGCGCGAGCATTGTGCCAAGAATCAGCAATCATTCTTGCGGATGAGCCTGTTGCATCGTTAGACCCCTTAACAACAAAACAAGTTATGGATGATTTAAAGAAAATTAATGAAGAATTAGGAATTACAATCTTAATCAATTTACACTTTGTAGATTTAGCAAAGGAATATGGATCTAGAATCATAGGTCTTAGAGCTGGAGAACTTGTCTATGATGGACCAGCAAGTGAAGCGGATGACGATGTATTCAATCATATTTATGGTCGGTCAATTAACGAAGATGAAAAGTTAGGGGTGGAGTAA
- a CDS encoding MFS transporter: MRENKMMFFIFMLGTFTVGMAEYVVTGLLTQIADDMKVSISSAGLLISVYAISVAVIGPFMRIFTLKVHGHRLLPILVAIFIVSNLVGMLAPNFNILLLSRLMSAAMHAPFFGVCMSVAAAVAPPAKKPQAIALVQAGLTIAVMIGVPFGSFLGGFANWRTVFGVMILLAIITMLGMIKFVPKVSLSAEANIAKELKVFKNPHILIVISIIVFGYSGVFTTYTFMEPMIRDFSPYKVVGLTVCLFMSGLGGVIGNLVTGSIPEYKLTKNLYLTFLLLFITIILFVTVVHNAVLALIVCFMFGFGTFGTTPLLNSKIILSAHEAPLLASTLAASVFNVANFLGAIIGSILLSIGLPYIQITFISGGIIILGIILNFLNNIYEKKHITFNN, translated from the coding sequence ATGAGAGAAAACAAAATGATGTTCTTCATATTCATGTTAGGAACTTTCACAGTAGGTATGGCAGAATATGTAGTGACTGGTTTGTTAACGCAAATTGCTGACGACATGAAAGTCTCTATTTCAAGCGCTGGTTTACTAATAAGTGTCTATGCAATTAGTGTAGCTGTGATTGGTCCATTCATGAGAATATTCACTTTAAAAGTGCATGGACATCGATTATTGCCTATTCTAGTGGCTATATTCATTGTCAGTAATTTAGTGGGTATGTTAGCTCCTAATTTTAATATACTGCTATTATCTAGATTGATGTCAGCAGCAATGCACGCGCCATTCTTTGGTGTATGTATGAGTGTAGCGGCTGCGGTTGCTCCTCCCGCTAAGAAACCACAAGCAATTGCCTTAGTTCAAGCTGGGTTAACTATCGCGGTAATGATTGGTGTGCCGTTTGGTTCATTTCTTGGTGGATTCGCAAATTGGAGAACAGTATTTGGTGTAATGATCCTATTAGCTATCATTACAATGTTAGGTATGATTAAATTTGTTCCAAAAGTATCATTAAGTGCAGAAGCCAATATTGCTAAAGAATTAAAAGTATTTAAAAATCCACATATCCTTATAGTTATTTCTATCATTGTATTTGGATATAGTGGCGTATTTACAACTTATACTTTTATGGAACCAATGATTAGAGATTTCTCACCTTATAAAGTGGTAGGCCTTACAGTGTGTCTATTTATGTCTGGTCTTGGTGGCGTTATCGGTAATTTAGTTACTGGAAGTATTCCAGAATATAAATTAACTAAAAATCTCTATCTTACGTTTTTATTATTGTTCATCACAATTATTTTATTTGTTACTGTTGTGCATAACGCAGTTTTAGCGTTAATTGTATGTTTCATGTTTGGTTTTGGAACATTTGGTACGACACCATTACTCAATAGTAAAATTATATTAAGTGCTCATGAAGCGCCACTACTTGCGAGTACATTGGCTGCATCTGTATTCAATGTAGCGAATTTCTTGGGCGCAATCATTGGTTCAATTCTATTATCTATAGGTTTACCATATATTCAAATTACATTTATTTCAGGTGGTATCATTATTCTAGGTATCATACTTAACTTTCTTAATAATATTTATGAAAAGAAACACATTACATTCAATAATTAA
- the icaA gene encoding poly-beta-1,6 N-acetyl-D-glucosamine synthase IcaA: protein MQFFNFLLFYPIFMSIYWIVGAFYYFFTKELPFSKKKVISKNKDQIEGISFLLACYNESETVRDTLSNVLALNYPKKEIIIINDGSSDNTAEIIYEMKQHHDFKFVDLQVNRGKANALNEGVKHSSYDYIMCLDADTIVNQDAPYYMMDNFKQDPKLGAVTGNPRIRNKSSILGKIQTIEYASLIGCIKRSQSLAGAINTISGVFTLFKKSALKEVGYWDTDMITEDIAVSWKLHLADFRINYEPRAMCRMLVPETIGGLWKQRLRWAQGGHEVLLRDFWATMKSKKLSLYILMFEQIFSIIWVYMILLYLAFLLMTANFLDYTYLKYSFSIFFLSSFTMTFINIIQFTVALFIDSRYEKKNIAGLIFVSWYPTIYWIINAAVVIFAFPKALKRKKGGYATWSSPDRGNIQR, encoded by the coding sequence TTGCAATTTTTTAACTTTTTACTTTTTTACCCCATTTTTATGTCCATTTACTGGATTGTTGGGGCGTTTTATTACTTTTTCACTAAAGAATTACCTTTTAGTAAGAAAAAAGTAATCTCTAAAAACAAGGACCAGATTGAAGGTATCTCTTTCTTGCTGGCCTGTTACAACGAGAGCGAAACTGTTAGAGATACACTGTCAAATGTGTTGGCTCTCAACTATCCAAAAAAAGAAATCATCATCATAAATGATGGTAGTTCAGATAATACCGCTGAAATTATTTATGAGATGAAGCAACATCACGACTTTAAATTTGTTGATTTACAGGTTAATAGAGGAAAAGCTAACGCTTTAAACGAAGGCGTCAAACATTCTTCATATGATTACATCATGTGTTTGGATGCAGACACAATCGTAAATCAAGATGCGCCATATTATATGATGGATAACTTTAAACAAGATCCTAAACTAGGTGCTGTTACAGGTAATCCACGTATACGCAATAAAAGTTCTATATTGGGGAAAATTCAGACGATAGAATACGCAAGCTTAATTGGATGTATCAAACGTAGTCAATCACTTGCTGGTGCCATTAATACTATTTCTGGAGTGTTTACATTATTTAAAAAAAGTGCACTTAAAGAAGTTGGTTACTGGGATACTGATATGATTACTGAGGATATTGCTGTTTCGTGGAAACTGCATCTTGCAGATTTTCGTATTAATTATGAACCACGTGCCATGTGTCGGATGTTAGTACCTGAAACAATTGGGGGGCTATGGAAACAACGTTTGCGATGGGCTCAAGGTGGACATGAAGTTCTATTAAGAGATTTTTGGGCAACAATGAAATCTAAGAAATTATCGCTCTATATCCTCATGTTTGAACAAATATTTTCAATTATTTGGGTTTATATGATTTTGCTGTACTTAGCATTTCTATTAATGACAGCAAACTTCTTAGATTACACATATTTGAAGTATAGTTTTTCAATATTTTTCCTATCATCATTTACGATGACCTTTATCAATATTATTCAATTTACAGTTGCTTTGTTTATAGACAGTCGCTACGAAAAGAAAAATATCGCTGGTTTAATATTTGTGAGTTGGTATCCGACAATCTATTGGATTATCAATGCCGCCGTTGTCATTTTCGCATTTCCTAAAGCATTAAAAAGAAAGAAAGGTGGCTATGCTACATGGTCAAGCCCAGACAGAGGAAATATCCAACGGTAA
- a CDS encoding TetR family transcriptional regulator: MKNKIIDNAITLFSEKGYYGTTLDDIAKSVNIKKASLYYHYDNKEEIYRKSVENCFNYFKTFILESNNDSNYSIDGLYQFLFEFIFDIDERYIRLYVQLSSAPEELSSEIHNHLFGVNEVLDSEIIKYYDPSNISMGKEDFQNLILLFLESWYLRASFSQRFGVTEENKNCYKDQVHSLLNVFIKK; the protein is encoded by the coding sequence TTGAAGAATAAGATTATTGATAATGCAATAACCTTATTTTCTGAAAAGGGGTATTACGGTACTACACTTGATGATATCGCTAAAAGTGTAAACATCAAGAAAGCGAGTTTATACTATCATTATGACAACAAAGAAGAAATTTACCGTAAAAGCGTAGAAAACTGTTTTAATTACTTTAAAACTTTCATTCTTGAGAGCAACAACGATTCTAACTACTCTATAGATGGGCTTTACCAGTTTTTATTTGAATTTATATTTGATATTGATGAAAGGTATATCAGGTTATACGTCCAATTATCCAGTGCACCAGAAGAGTTATCTTCAGAGATCCATAATCATCTCTTTGGAGTTAATGAAGTGCTAGATAGTGAAATTATAAAATATTATGATCCCTCCAATATATCTATGGGTAAAGAAGATTTTCAAAATTTGATACTCCTTTTTTTAGAGAGTTGGTATCTGAGAGCGTCCTTTTCACAAAGATTTGGGGTTACTGAAGAAAATAAGAATTGCTATAAAGACCAAGTACATTCTTTATTAAATGTGTTTATAAAAAAATAA
- a CDS encoding phosphate/phosphite/phosphonate ABC transporter substrate-binding protein → MKNFKFLVVLVLSVVIFAAACGNSSSLDNNKKSSDSGSDSGSSSGDYKPKELTVQFVPSQNADKLEAKAKPLEKLLSDKLGIPVKVSVSTNYNTIVEAMKSKKVDVGFLPPTAYTLAHDQKAADLLLQAQRYGVNKDGSSNKKLVDDYKSEILVKKNSGIKSLKDLKGKKIALQDVTSTAGYTFPLATLKKETGINATKDMKIVNVKGHDQAVISLLNGDVDAAAVFQDARTIVKKDQPNVFKDTKILKLTESIPNDTISVRPDMDKKFQEKLKKAFKDIAKSKKGHKIISEVYSHEGYTDTKDSNFDIVRKYEKDVQDMK, encoded by the coding sequence ATGAAGAATTTTAAGTTTTTAGTTGTACTTGTATTATCGGTAGTTATCTTTGCGGCAGCGTGTGGGAACTCTAGTTCATTAGATAACAATAAGAAAAGTTCAGATAGTGGATCAGATTCTGGTTCAAGTTCGGGAGATTATAAACCTAAAGAATTAACTGTACAGTTCGTACCATCTCAAAATGCTGACAAACTTGAAGCGAAAGCTAAGCCTTTAGAAAAGTTATTATCTGATAAATTAGGTATTCCTGTAAAAGTATCAGTATCAACGAATTACAATACAATTGTTGAAGCGATGAAGTCAAAAAAAGTAGACGTTGGTTTCTTACCACCAACTGCTTATACGTTAGCTCATGATCAAAAAGCAGCAGACTTATTACTTCAAGCACAACGTTACGGTGTTAATAAAGACGGTTCATCTAATAAAAAATTAGTGGATGATTACAAATCTGAAATCTTAGTTAAGAAAAACTCAGGAATTAAGAGCTTAAAAGATTTAAAAGGCAAGAAAATCGCACTACAAGATGTAACTTCTACAGCTGGGTACACATTCCCATTAGCTACACTTAAAAAAGAAACAGGTATCAATGCTACAAAAGATATGAAGATTGTAAATGTTAAAGGTCATGATCAAGCTGTTATTTCTTTATTAAATGGTGACGTTGATGCAGCTGCAGTATTCCAGGATGCACGAACTATAGTTAAAAAAGATCAACCAAATGTCTTTAAAGATACTAAGATTTTAAAACTAACTGAATCTATTCCTAACGATACAATTTCAGTACGTCCGGATATGGATAAAAAATTCCAAGAGAAACTTAAAAAAGCATTTAAAGACATCGCTAAATCTAAAAAAGGTCACAAAATCATTAGTGAAGTATATTCACACGAAGGATACACAGATACAAAGGATTCTAACTTCGATATCGTAAGAAAATATGAAAAAGATGTTCAAGACATGAAGTAA